The Deltaproteobacteria bacterium genome contains the following window.
TGGGAAGGATTATTGGTTGCTTTGTTGATTCCTCTCGCTGTTTTTTCAGGTGATTTTCGTATTGTTCTGGCCGTCATTTCATTATCCATGTTAAGCGTTTTCTTTATCTTTCTCCTGAGGATAAACAGCAAGTCTTTTGATCTCGTTCCCGTTACCAAACTTGTTTTTGGCTTTATGTATATACCCCTCATGCTGTCGCATTTTATACTCCTGCGGCTTTCTGAAAACGGGATCATATGGATCTTCTTTATCCTGGTTTTGGCATTTTCGGGGGATATAGCTGCGTACTATTTAGGTAAAACAATTGGAAAGAGAAAACTGAGCCCCCTGATAAGTCCGGGAAAGACCGTGGAGGGAACGATTGGCTTATTCATAGGAAGCGTTCTCGGATGTGCTTTATTTCGATATTATTTTTATCCGACGCTTCCCATTGTTCACGTAGTAACATT
Protein-coding sequences here:
- a CDS encoding phosphatidate cytidylyltransferase — encoded protein: MSPHIKRWISAIIAIPILFTIIFYGSEVVFTVFIVLVILGAVLEYNRMVFNGGLTWEKWEGLLVALLIPLAVFSGDFRIVLAVISLSMLSVFFIFLLRINSKSFDLVPVTKLVFGFMYIPLMLSHFILLRLSENGIIWIFFILVLAFSGDIAAYYLGKTIGKRKLSPLISPGKTVEGTIGLFIGSVLGCALFRYYFYPTLPIVHVVTLGIIGGILGQLGDLCESAIKRSSGVKDSGSLILGHGGLLDRLDCLIFIVPFVYYYQLFLII